The following are encoded in a window of Oscillatoria sp. FACHB-1406 genomic DNA:
- the rpsD gene encoding 30S ribosomal protein S4 — MSRYRGPRLRIVRRLGELPGLTRKSPGAARKDKPPGQHGQNRRKRSEYAIRLEEKQKLRFNYGVSEKQLIRYVRKARRATGSTGQALLQLLEMRLDNTVFRLGMAGTIPGARQLVCHGHVTVNGRVLDIPSYQCRPGDVIGVRDRDGSRKLVKANMEYPGLANLPSHLEYDKNTMVGKVNSVIDREWIALSINELLVVEYYSRKA, encoded by the coding sequence ATGTCTCGCTATAGAGGCCCGCGCTTGCGAATCGTCCGCCGTCTCGGCGAGTTGCCCGGTTTAACTCGCAAAAGTCCGGGTGCTGCTCGGAAGGATAAACCACCCGGCCAACACGGCCAAAACCGACGCAAGCGCTCGGAATATGCCATCCGTTTGGAAGAAAAACAAAAACTGCGCTTTAACTACGGCGTAAGCGAAAAGCAGCTAATTCGCTACGTGCGCAAAGCCCGCCGCGCTACGGGTTCGACGGGACAAGCTTTGTTGCAATTGTTGGAGATGCGCCTCGATAATACGGTGTTTCGCTTGGGGATGGCGGGGACAATTCCCGGCGCGCGCCAATTAGTCTGTCACGGTCACGTTACGGTTAATGGTCGAGTGCTTGATATTCCGAGTTACCAGTGCCGTCCGGGAGATGTTATCGGGGTTAGAGACCGCGATGGCTCTCGGAAGTTGGTTAAGGCTAATATGGAATATCCGGGTCTGGCTAACCTTCCCAGCCATTTAGAATACGATAAAAATACGATGGTCGGGAAAGTCAATAGCGTTATCGATCGCGAGTGGATCGCTCTCAGCATTAACGAACTGCTCGTGGTTGAGTATTATTCGAGAAAGGCTTGA
- a CDS encoding Nif11-like leader peptide family natural product precursor, whose translation MSKRQLVIRFFQTACGDRELQDRLKSLNPPNRQTFAAIAQEKGQDIEGEDLDEYVRFAQFYEQFQDAIARHQNGEEHLATWLNKWEKHLKKLDEVPHDDRRDTIKRYL comes from the coding sequence ATGTCCAAACGACAGCTAGTAATTCGTTTTTTTCAAACAGCCTGCGGAGACCGCGAGTTGCAGGATCGGTTAAAATCTTTGAATCCTCCCAATCGCCAAACATTTGCCGCGATCGCGCAGGAAAAGGGACAAGATATTGAAGGGGAAGATCTGGATGAATACGTCAGATTTGCCCAATTTTACGAGCAGTTCCAAGACGCGATCGCGCGCCACCAGAACGGTGAAGAGCATCTGGCGACTTGGCTCAATAAATGGGAGAAACACCTCAAAAAACTGGACGAAGTACCCCACGACGACCGCCGGGATACAATTAAGCGTTATCTGTGA
- a CDS encoding D-alanine--D-alanine ligase family protein codes for MSKLRVGLLFGGRSGEHEVSISSARAIARGLQAPENQEKYEFLPFYIAKDGGWHTPEVARQVLESGKPLPADEPNRATLWQFPAEAASIDVWFPILHGPNGEDGTIQGLLSLMQVPFVGSGVLGSSAGMDKLVMKSLFAEAGLPQVKYVGVTREQVWSNPCVFPKLCDEIEAALGYPCFVKPANLGSSVGIAKARSRAELEAALDSAATYDRRIIVEAGATVREVECAVLGNDNPQASVVGEITYQSEFYDYETKYTEGLAELAIPAPLPEAVSDRIREMALKAFIALEGAGLSRVDFFYIEATDEIVINEINTLPGFTATSMYPRLWEATGVPFPQLIDRLIQLALERA; via the coding sequence ATGAGTAAGCTGCGAGTCGGTCTTCTCTTTGGCGGACGTTCGGGGGAACATGAAGTCTCGATTAGTTCGGCCCGCGCGATCGCGCGTGGGTTGCAAGCGCCGGAAAATCAGGAAAAGTATGAGTTTCTCCCCTTTTATATCGCTAAAGATGGCGGCTGGCACACCCCAGAAGTCGCCCGCCAAGTATTAGAGTCTGGTAAGCCCCTCCCAGCAGACGAACCCAACCGGGCAACGTTATGGCAATTTCCCGCCGAAGCTGCGAGCATTGATGTGTGGTTCCCGATCTTGCACGGCCCGAATGGCGAAGATGGGACAATTCAAGGGTTACTGTCGTTGATGCAAGTCCCCTTTGTCGGTAGCGGCGTTTTGGGTTCGTCGGCGGGAATGGATAAGTTAGTGATGAAGTCGCTGTTTGCAGAGGCGGGTTTGCCCCAGGTGAAGTATGTGGGGGTGACGCGCGAGCAAGTTTGGTCGAATCCCTGCGTTTTCCCTAAACTCTGCGATGAAATTGAGGCGGCTTTGGGCTATCCTTGTTTTGTTAAACCGGCGAACTTAGGCTCGTCTGTGGGAATTGCCAAAGCGCGATCGCGTGCCGAACTCGAAGCCGCCCTCGATAGCGCTGCTACTTACGATCGCCGCATTATCGTCGAAGCGGGCGCGACGGTTCGCGAGGTCGAATGCGCCGTCCTCGGTAACGACAATCCTCAAGCGTCCGTTGTCGGTGAAATTACTTATCAGAGCGAGTTCTACGACTACGAGACGAAGTATACCGAAGGTTTGGCAGAACTCGCGATTCCCGCGCCCTTACCGGAAGCGGTTAGCGATCGCATCCGAGAAATGGCGTTGAAAGCTTTTATTGCCTTAGAGGGAGCGGGTTTGTCTCGCGTGGACTTTTTCTATATTGAGGCGACGGACGAAATTGTTATCAACGAGATCAATACGCTGCCCGGATTTACCGCAACGAGTATGTATCCGCGCTTGTGGGAAGCAACCGGCGTTCCTTTTCCTCAACTGATCGATCGCCTGATTCAATTGGCCCTCGAACGCGCTTAA
- a CDS encoding DMT family transporter produces the protein MQLAISPFTGEFAALSAAFCWAAATAIYGRVGVKIPPLQLNLMKGAIASVLLGLTLIGLGLGIDRLNPRSTALLLLGGAIGIGLGDTAYFLALNALGPRKALLLETLSSPLSAAIALLFLGERLEVLSGCGIALTLFGVAWTICERSRRDTVISPQRFQTGLLWGLLAQLSQAIAGVLSRAALAGTEISPIWSSLLRIGAGIAVIGLLLALRSPKQPLPSLKKLKKSPRLLSLVVLAAFSGTYLAMILQQTAFKYSPAGIAQTLLTTSPLFILPISALSGERISLRALLGTSLAVAGIFILFR, from the coding sequence TTGCAATTTCGCCCTTTACTGGAGAATTCGCCGCCTTGAGTGCTGCATTTTGTTGGGCGGCGGCGACTGCGATTTACGGGCGCGTTGGGGTGAAAATTCCGCCACTCCAGCTTAATTTGATGAAAGGTGCGATCGCGTCGGTTTTGCTGGGCTTGACTTTAATCGGATTGGGATTGGGGATCGATCGCCTCAATCCCCGTTCCACGGCTTTATTACTCCTGGGCGGCGCGATCGGAATCGGGTTGGGCGATACGGCTTATTTTCTGGCTTTGAACGCTTTGGGGCCGCGTAAAGCCTTGCTGCTAGAAACACTCTCTTCTCCCCTCTCTGCCGCGATCGCACTCCTGTTTTTGGGCGAACGCCTTGAAGTCCTCTCCGGATGCGGCATTGCGCTGACTCTCTTCGGCGTGGCTTGGACGATTTGCGAGCGATCGCGGCGCGATACCGTTATTTCGCCGCAACGCTTCCAAACCGGCTTACTGTGGGGCTTACTCGCCCAACTCTCCCAAGCGATCGCTGGAGTCCTCTCGCGCGCTGCATTAGCAGGAACGGAAATTAGCCCGATTTGGAGCAGTTTATTGCGGATTGGCGCGGGGATCGCGGTTATCGGCTTGCTGCTGGCCTTGCGATCGCCCAAACAACCTCTCCCATCCTTAAAAAAGTTAAAAAAGTCGCCGCGCCTCCTCTCCCTCGTCGTGCTTGCTGCTTTCAGCGGAACCTATCTCGCCATGATTCTCCAACAAACCGCCTTTAAATACTCGCCCGCCGGGATCGCCCAAACCCTCCTCACCACCAGTCCCTTATTCATTTTGCCGATTTCTGCCCTATCGGGAGAGCGTATCAGCCTCAGAGCGCTGCTGGGGACGAGTTTGGCAGTTGCGGGCATTTTTATTTTATTTCGCTGA